A window of Streptomyces sp. NBC_01689 genomic DNA:
CGTGTGGGCCCTGCCCACCAAGAAGGTCGCGGAGGGTGAGTTCGTCCTCGGCACCCGGTGGCGGACGGAGGAGCCCGCGCTCACGGTGGCCTCGGGGGACCGGACCTTCGGCGATCTGCTCGTGCACCGAGGCGCGACCCCGCTGGCGCGGGGCGGCCACCGGCTCGACGCGGTGTTCGCGGGGGACGGCGGCGCCTCCGCGTACCGCTCCCTCGACGCCCGGGGCAGGGCCGTCGTGGTGCGCCGCAACGACACCGTGCCGGTGGAGGAACAGGCCGCCGCGGCGGTCTCCGCGGGCGCCGGACTGCTCCTGGTCGTCAACGACGGAACGGGCCGCCTGGACCCGTGGAACGACTCCCCCTACGGGACGCCGAACCCGCCACCGCTGACGGTCGCGAGCCTGACCCGCGACGAGGGCGAACAGCTCATCGCCGGGCTGGGCAGGAACCGCACCCGGCTCGACGTCAGCTCCAGCCCCACCACCGACTACGTCTACGAACTGGTCCACGACTACAAGGGGGCCGTCCCGGCGGAACCCGTCCACCGGGTCGAACAGCGTGAACTGGCCCGCGTCGACGTGTCCTTCCGCAACTTCCGGGCCGGCCGGGCACTCGACTACCGTGAGGACGTCGCACGGTCCGGGCCGAGCGCGCTCAACCCGTCGATCGCCCCGGCGCTCGGCGAGCGCACGGACTACGTGACCGCGGGCGAGCGGTGGGCGGCCAGGGCCCAGATCCCCGGCGAGCAGCAGCAGTACGCGCAGCCGGAGTCCTACCGCGCGGGGACGACGAGCGTCGTGCGGTGGTTCGGGCCCGTCCAGCGGCCGCGTCTGGGCGACGGTGACGCGCCGGTCCGGCAGGACGACACGCTGTACGTGGGCATCCCCGCGTGGGGTGACTCCGGGAACGGGCATCTCGGGGCGACCTACGGCAACTTCGGCGTCAGCAACCTCCTCAAGCTGTACCAGGGCGACCGGCTCGTGCAGGAGACCAGCAGGTATCAGCTCAGCATGACGGTCGCGGGCCTCGCGCCCGAACCGCTGCCCTACCGGCTGGTGTCGGAGAACGACCGTGACGCGTGGGCGGGGCCCTACTCCACGTCCACCCGCACCGAGTGGGGTTTCACCTCCCGCGCGGGCGGGGCGGGCGAGCTGGTTCAAATGCCCCTGATCCAGCTGGACTACGCGGTCGGCACGGATGTCTCGGGCAGGGCGGGGCGGCACTCGGATCTGACGGTCACCGCGTCGCACCTGTCCGCGTCCTCGGGCACCGCGGCGATCCGCACGGTGGGTCTGGAGGTCTCCTACGACGACGGCGCGACCTGGCGCGCCGCTCCGCTCCGGCACGTCGGGGACGGCTGGCGCACGAGTCTCGACGCGCCACGCACGGCACGGTTCGTCACCCTGCGGACCACCGCGCGCGACGCCCGGGGCAACAGTGTGGACCAGCGCGTCACCCGGGCCTTCGGCCTGAAGTGACCTGAGCGTCCACGCCCGGGTGACGGGGGCGAGACCCGCACGACGGGGTCTCGCCCCCTCTCTCGTGGCCGTCCACGGGAGCGTCTCCGCCGCGGGCCGGGGCGGGTTGCCCGCGGCCCGCGCCCCTCCCGCCCGAGGGCCGCCGCAAAGCAACACGTTCGGACACGGTGGAGAGCAGGGAAAAAATGAAAAGCGACAAATATTGACGCAATCGACCAGCGCGCGTAGCTTCCGACTCAGTCGCCAGGCAGCGCGCGAACTCGGCTGTCCGAAGGGCGAGTTGTAGCTCCATCACCCCACTGGGAGCACATATGCGCAGCAGAAGATCTGCCCCTTCGCGTCTCCGCCCCCCGCGCACCGCCGGGCCGGCGCGCCGACTGGCGCAGGCCCTGATGTCGGTCGCCGCCGCCATCGGCCTGCTGGTCACCGCCCTGGTCGGCCTCCCCGGCGTCGCCCAGGCCGCGGGCTCGCAGCCGTGCGACATCTACGCCGGTGCCGGTACCCCCTGCGTCGCCGCGCACAGCACCACCCGCGCGCTGTTCGGCGCGTACGGCGGACCGCTCTATCAGGTCACCCGCGTCTCCGACGGCGCGAGCACCGACATCGGACCGCTGTCGGCCGGCGGTTACGCCGACGCGGGCCGGCAGGACACCTTCTGCGCGGACACCACGTGCAGCATCTCCAAGGTCTACGACCAGACGTCCCGCCACAACGACCTGTTCCCCGGCCCGGCGGGCACGGCGGGGATGGGCGCCGACCGGGGCGCGGACGCGAGTGAGCTCTCGGTGACCGCGGGCGGCCACAAGGTGTACGGGATCTGGATCTCCCCCGGCGTCGGCTACCGGTCGCACGGCGCCGCGTCGGGTGTCGCCGTCAACGGGCAGCCGGAGGGCGCCTACATGGTCGCGAGCGGCACCCATGTCGGCTCCGCCTGCTGCTTCGACTACGGCAACGCCGAGTCCACGCCCGCCGATACGGGCAACGGCCACATGGACGCCGTATCCATCGCCACCACCTGCTACTTCGCGCCGTGCAGCGGCTCCGGCCCCTGGGTCGAGGCCGACTTGGAGAACGGGATGTTCCAGGGTGACAACGGCTCCAACACCGCGAACAAGGGCAACAACAGCACGTACGTGACGGCGGTCCTGAAGAACAACGGGCAGACGGCCTACGCCCTGAAGGGAGGCAACTCCCAGTCCGGCGGCCTGACGACCTGGTGGGACGGGGCCCTGCCCTCCCGGGGCGGATACCGGCCCATGCAGCAGGAGGGCGGCATCATCCTGGGCACGGGCGGCGACAACAGCAACTGGAACATGGGCAGTTTCTTCGAGGGCGTCATGGTCTCCGGCTATCCCACCGACGCGGCCGAGAACGCCGTGCAGGCGAACATCGTCTCGGTCGGATACGCGGGCCGGACCGACGTGCCGAACGGCCCCCAGGGGACCGTCACCGGACCCGGGAACCAGTGCGTCGACGTGGCCGCGGACGACACCGGGGTGAACGGCACCGGCGTACAGCTGTGGAACTGCCAGTCCTACGCCGAGGACCAGCACTGGACGCACAACGCGGGCGGTTCCCTCGGCACGATCGGCCGCTGCCTCGACATCATCGGCAACGGCACCGCCAACGGCACCCAGGTCGAGTTGTGGGACTGCAACGGGGTCGGCGGCCAGAAGTGGGTGCAGCGCGCGGACGGTTCGCTGTTCAACCCGCAGTCGGGACGGTGCCTGGACTCACCGAACGGTGCCACGGCCAACGGCACCCGCCTGCGGATCTGGGACTGCAACGGGTCGGCCGCCCAGAAGTTCGCCGTCAACGGCGGTGCCCCCGTGGTGGGTCCGGGCGGTACCTGCGTCGACGTGGCGGGGGACGACAACGGGTCCAACGCCACCGCCGTACAGCTGTGGGGCTGCCAGTCCTATGCGGTGGACCAGCACTGGTTCCACAGTTCGGACGGCAGGCTGCACGCCCTCGGCCGCTGCCTCGACATCGTCGGCAACGGCACCGCGAGCGGCACCCAGGTCGAACTCTGGGACTGCAACGGAGCCGGCGGCCAGGTCTGGCAGCAACAGGCCGACGGCTCGCTGCTCAACCCGCAGTCGGGGCGCTGCCTGGACTCTCCTGACGGCGCCACCGCCAACGGCACCCGGCTGCGGATCTGGGACTGCAACGGAGCCGCCGCCCAGAAGTTCGCCCTGGGCTGACGGTCGGTCGCGGGACGACGCCGGGGTGCCCGGCCGGACGGGAACGGTCCGGCCGGGCACCCCGGTGAACGTCAGGAATCAGGAGCCCGGCCCGGCCACGAGCTCGGGCTGGGGCGCGAGCAGCCGGGTCAGCACCGGCAGGGCCTCCGCCGCGCCGTGGGTCCGTGCCACGGGCAGAAGGTCGACCTCCGGCGGGAGCGTCGTGCCGGCGCGCAGGACGGCCAGGACGCTCATTCCGGCGCCGGCCGCCGACCGGATGCCGTTCGCCGAGTCCTCGACGGCCAGACACCCGGACGGCGGGACGCCGATCCCGGCGGCCGCCCGCAGGTAGGGCTCGGGCGCGGGTTTGACCCGGACCACGTCCTCGCCGCACACGACGGTGCGCAGCATCGTCGACAGACCCAGCCCTTCGAGGGCCGCCAGGACGAAGCGGCGGGGGCTGGCCGTGGCCACGCCCACCGGTCCGTGCCGTCCGGCCTCGCGGACCAGGTCCAGTGCGCCGGGCAGCGCCCGCACCCGTCCCGCCGCGCAGGCGGCGGCCATCGCGGCCCCGCAGGCCTCGACCACTTCGGCGGGACCCGCCGCACCACCGCACAGGCCCGCGACGTACGACGCCCAGCCGCCGTTCCCGTGCAGCGCGGCGGTGTCCTCGGCGCGCCAGTGGTGTCCGTGGCAGGCGACGAAGTCCGCGCACACCCGCGCCCAGGCGTCACCGGTGTCGATCAGGGTGTCGTCCAGGTCGAAGACCGTCGCCCGGAGCACACGGGTCACGTCGTCGCCGTGCCGGAGAGCCGTAGCCGGTTCGCCAACTGCTCGACCGAGACCAGCGTGAGACCGTGCTCGTCGGCGAAGGCGCGCAGCCGCTCGGAGCCGGCGACCGAGCCGTCGTCCTCGCAGATCTCGCTGATCACCGCGACCGGCGACAGGCCCGCCAGCCGCAGCAGGTCGACGCTCGCCTCGGTGTGACCACGGCGCTCGGCGACCCCGCCGGGACGGGCCCGCAGGGGGAACACGTGCCCGGGGCGGGACAGCCGGTCGGGGCGGGTGCCGGGATCCGCCAGCGTCCGCGCGGTCAGGGCCCGATCGGCGGCGGAGATCCCCGAGCCGACCCCGACGGCGTCCACCGACACGGTGTACGCGGTCGTGTCGGTGGACGCCGTGCCGGTGCCGGGAACGGGCGGGACCATGAGGGGCAGGTCCAGTCGGTCGGCGACCTCGGGCGCCATCGGCGCGCAGATCAGTCCGCTGGTCCAGCGGACGAAGAAGCCCAGGGTCTCGGCGGTCGCGAACTCGGCGGCCATGACCAGATCGCCTTCGTTCTCCCGGTCCGCGTCGTCGACCACGACGACCGGCCGCCCGGCCCGGAGATCGTCGACGGCGACCGAGAGCAGATCCAGCGGTTGTCGCACCGATGCTGACGTCACGACCATCAACCTTTCGTGGAGGAGTCCTTTCCGCGCTTCCATCGGTTACCGAACAAACAAGCTTGAGAAATCTGTACGCCAACAGGCGATTCTTCAGACAAGCCACGGTCTCCGCCGGCGCCCGCCCCCGCCGGTCGCACATCCCCGCGCGCTCTTTCCGGCGGAGGCACGGGGAGCCGTCGGGCGGGTGTCACGAGACGGTCTTCAGCAGCTCGGTGTTGCGGTCGCCCGCGCCGCCGGCCCATCCCTCCTGGACGCCCGCCCGCATGCTGTCGGCGAGTCCGGGGGCGTTGTAGGCGAGTTCCCGGTACAGCGACGCGAGGCCGACCGCCGAGAGGTCGTCGAAGTCCGGAGCCGTGCGGTGCGGAGCGGCGGACTCCACGAGTGTGGTGAACAGGGACAGTGTCCCGTCCTCGTTGTCGACCAGTTCGAACAGCCGGGCGTGGTGCGGATAGTCCACGTGCGAGGCTGTGTTGACCTCCCAGAAGGAGCGGGCGGCCGTCGCGTGCGGATGGGGGGTGATCCGGTTGACGTGGCTGTGGCCGTTGATCCACGCGACCACGTTCGGGAAACGGCCGAGCAGGGCGACGAGCTCGGCTCCGTCGTGACGCGGTTCGTCCGAACGGGCCGCGTCGGGCCGGCGGGTCATGCTCGGACCGTGGTGGTGGCTGAAGACCAGGATGTGGGCGTCGTCGGCCCCCGGACGCCGGACGAGACGGCCATCCTCGTCGTAGGACCGGGAGCTGTGCGCCGCCAGGGTCTTCTCCAGCCAGCGCATCTGGTCGTCGCCGAGCGACCCCTCGTAGTGGCCGCTGCGGTACGTCGTGTCGATGCTGATCCCGATGACGTTCTCCGCGACCTGGAAGGCGTAGTACATGCGGTCGCCGTCGAGGTGGTCCGGGGTGTAGCCGTGGCCGGCCGGTCCGGCACCGGCGTGCGCGGGATCGAGATGGGCGGTCAGGTAGTCGTGCGGGGTGATCAGGCGGCGCCGCTCGTCCGGCGTGACCGTCCGCGCGGAGGCGGCGTGCCTCTTCAGGATCGCCGTGAGCACCTCGCTCTTCGGGTCGTCGCCGGAACCGAGCGCCCTGGCGTAGGCGGCCGCGTCCGTGTCGGGGACCGACAGCAGCTTACGGGAACCGACGGCGATCTCCCCGAGCGCGGGCGACAGACAGCCCCCGGGCAGGTCGTCGTGGTTGCCGACGGTGGAGTACCAGGGGATCCGCAGGCCCGGGCTGGTGAGGGGGCGGGTGGCCGCGTCCAGGAAACCGGGGATCAGCGGCAGCCCGCGCCGTTTGTCGACATCGCGCAGCGCCGGGTCGCCCGGGTGCCAGTACAGCGGGAGTCCGGAGTTCTGGACGCCTTCGTACGTCTTCGGGTCCCCGGTGCCGGGGGTGATCCGGCCGCCGTTCATCACGGTGAGGAACCACTCCAGCTCGATGGCGGAGTTGTTGTCCACGTTGTCACCGGTGGTCATCACGAACGCCGGCGGCAGTCCCGAGTGCGGGCCGTCGCCGAGCGCGTTGACCTTCTCCACGAGCGCGACGGCCCCCGCGACGGTCAGCGCCTCCTGGGCGCGCCACGCGGTGGGCGTGTGGGAGCGCAGGAACTCGGTGCGCAGCGGATTCTGCACGTCGGCGATGTGCAGGTCGGTGAACTGCACGAAGCACGCGAGCGGGGTCCGGCGGTCGGCGCGCCCGGCCCGCGACGGGGCGATGTCCTGCCGTACGACGACGGGCCAGCCCGGGCCGGACTCCAGCCGCCGGTAGGTGCCGGTGTGCGGGGCTCCGCCGAGGCGGGCCGTCGTCTCCAGGGTGGTCGTCGCGTGCGGCGCGGGCCGCGGGGCGGCGGCGGGTACGACCGGCTCCGCCGCCTGGGCGCGGCGTGGCCGGGGCAGGAACGCCCCGGCCGATCCGGCCGCGCCGGCCGCCACGACGGCGCCCGAGGCGATCAGAAGACGACGGCGGTTGATGGTGGACTCGGGTTCGTTCCCGGTCATGGGGCAGCCCTCCGGTGCCTCCGAGTGACTCACTGAGCGGAACCACTCATTCAGGCCGCGGGGACATGGGCGTGGCATCGCGGTGAACGGCGCCCGAACAGCCTTTCCGGGCCTTTCGGGCGATCTTCACGCCCGGGAGCCCGGCCCGGGGCGGGCCGCCCGGGATCGCGGCCCGGGGTGGCCGCCTCGGGGGTGGCCGCCCCGGGGACAGCCGGACTCGGCCGGACTCGGCCCGGCTTCGCGCGGAGGCCGTCCGTCCGCCACATGGCGATCAGGACACGGCCGGCCGCGACCCTGTACGGGGTCCGGAGCCCCGGCATCGGAGTGGCGACGCCGGCGGGGTCCTCGGCGGGACCGGGCCGGGTCACGGGTCAGCGTGCGGACCCCGCCTTCCACTGCTCCCACGCCATGTTCCAGCCGTTGAGGCCGTTGTCGGGGGCGATCGTCCGGTCGTCGGAGTTCCGCACCACCACCACGTCGCCGATCAGGGAGTTGGCGAAGAACCAGGCGCCGTCCTGGTGGGAGTCGTGGCCGCCCTTGACGTCGTTGAGTCCCACGCAGCCGTGGCTGATGTTGGAGTGGCCGAAGACCGAGTCGGCGCCCCAGTAGTTGCCGTGGACGAACGTGCCCGAGGTGGACAGGCGCATGGCGTGCGGGACGTCGGGGATGTCGTACTGGCCGGCGAACCCGACCGTGGTGCCGTCCATCCGGGTGCTGGTCAGCTTCTCCGATATCACCATCTGGCCGTTCCAGGTGGTCGAGCTCGGGGCGCCCGCCGTGATGGGAACCGTCCTGAGCGTCCTGCCGTCCCGGACGACCGTCATGCGGTGCGTGGCGGCGTCCACGGTGGAGACCTGCCGGCGGCCGACCGTGAAGCGGACCGTCCTGTCCTGCCGCCCGTACGCGCCGTCCGCGCCCCTGACCCCGTCGAGGCGGATCCTGACGGTGATGACGGAGTGGGCCTTCCAGTACTCCCGCGGACGGAAGTCCAGACGCCGGGCGCCGAACCAGTGGCCGACGACGGGCTGTCCGCTGCTGGAGGCGACCTCGATGGCCGACTCCACGGCCTTCCTGTCGGTGATCGCCTTGTCGAAGGTGAACGAGACGGGCATCCCCACTCCGACCGTGGACCCGTCGGCGGGGGTGAAGGTCCCGGTGAACCCTTCGGACGCGGCGACCGTGGTGAACCCGATCCTCTTCGTCGTCGTACGGCCGCCGCCCGCCGCGGCGACCACCGTCATCCGGTAGGCGGTGTCGTGGTCGAGGTCCGCATCGGGCGCCCAGGCACGGCCGGTTGAGGAGAGCGCGCCGTGGACGACACCACCCTTCGTGGTGGCCAGCGTCACCTTGGTGATCTTCCCGCCCTCCACGGTGACCAGGCCGCCGCGCTTGACGGAGACGTGCTTCTGCCCGTCGGCGGCGTCAAGTCGTATGCGCGGGGTGTCCGCGGCCCCGGCCGCGACGGAGGACGCCTTCGGGCGGTCGCCGTCTCCCCCGGCTCCGGGTCCGTGTCCGGCGCTGCAGCCGGCCAGCAGGCAGACCGAGATCGACAGGACGGCGAGGGCCGCGGCCGGGCGGGTGTGGTGCATGAAGGCTCCGTCTTTCGCGTCGGGTGGTGTGTCCCACCGGGACCGGTCGGCGGCCCGGTGCGAACGGCGCGGTGCCGACGCGGCGCGGTGTGCCGACGCGCGACCCGCGGCCGTGCGCCAGGCACGCACGGTCGCGACGGCGTGCGACTCCTCGACGGGACACGAAGCCACCATGACGTGCGGATATCAGGAAGTTGTCAGGCCGCGGCACGACCACCCGCACGGCCACGCCGTCACACCGTCACACCGTCACACCGTCACGCGGATCGTCGGCACGCGTACAGCTCCGGCGAACTCGCCCGACCGTCCGCCGGAGCGTCGGCACGCGTGCGCGGACCGGTCCTGACAGCATCTGTCCGGGCGGGCGCCCCGCGGCGTCCCGCCCGCCGCGGCGTACCGGCCGTCTCCGGAGGCGGCCACCGGACCACCCGCCGCGACCGGACGGCGGCAACCGGCCCGGAGCGTCGACTTCCCCTGGCCCTACGCCCGGTGGGACCCCAGTCCCATCGGCCCGTCCGCGCGCGGGGCAACGACCGCGAGAGGCAGACCGTATGACGCCACGACCCCACTGGCTCTTCGGGGACCAGCTCGGTCCGCACTTCCTCAGCCCTCCACACGGTGGCCCCGATGCCCAGGCGCCGGTGGTCATGATCGAGGCGCGCTCGGTGCTGAGCCGTCGCCGCTTCCACCGCGCCAAAGCCCATCTCGTCCTGTCCGCCATGCGGCACCGCGCCGCCGAACTCGGCGACCGGGTCACGTACGTCCGGTCGAGGACGTACGCCGAGGGCCTGGAACAGGCTCTCGGACGCCGGGTGTCACACCGGTCCGATGCTCACCACGGAAGCCCCAAGCCCGCCCGACGACCCGATGGCAGTCCCCGTCTGACGGTCTGTCACCCGACCTCGCGCCGGGCCCTGGACTTCGTCGGCGCGCTCGACGGAGTGGAGATCCTTCCGGCGCGGGGATTCCTCATGCCGCACGACGAGTTCGCCGCCTGGGCGGACCGCGGCACCGGGCGCGGTCTGCGGCTGGAGGGGTTCTACCGCTGGGTGCGTGAACGGCACGACCTGCTGATGGACGGCGACGGGCCCACGGGCGGGAGGTGGAACCTCGACCAGGACAACCGTGAACCCCCGCCGCGCGGACACGACACCCTCGACGTGCGGGCTCCCTGGCGACCGCGCGAGGACTCCATCGACGAGGAGGTCCGCCACGACCTCGACCGCTGGGAGCGCGACGGCGAGGTGTCCTTCGTCGGCCGCGACGGCCCGCGACTCTTCCCCGCCACCCGCCGTGAGGCACTGTCCGCGCTGCGCCACTTCGTCACCCACCGCCTCCCCGACTTCGGCCGCTACGAGGACGCCATGCTCACCGCCGACCCGGTGATGAGCCACAGCCTGCTGTCCGCGCCGCTCAACCTCGGTCTGCTCGATCCCGCGGAGTGCGTCGAGCGCGCCGAACAGGCCTACCGGGCCGGCGACGCGCCGCTCAACAGCGTCGAGGGCTTCGTGAGGCAGATCGCCGGCTGGCGCGAGTACGTCTGGCATCTCTACTGGCACTTCGGTGAGGACTACCGCCACCGCAACGCGCTGCGCCACACGGCTCCCCTGCCCGACTGGTTCCTCGGCCTGGACGCCGACGCGGTCACCGCGCGCTGTCTCTCCACGGTCCTCGCCCAGGTGCGGGACACCGGCTGGACCCACCACATTCCCCGGCTCATGGTCCTCGGCAGTCGCGCGCTCCAGGACGGCTGGGACCCGGCGGCGGTCACCGACTGGTTCCACCGCTGCTTCGTCGACGGCTACGACTGGGTCATGCTCCCCAACGTCGTCGGCATGTCCCAGTACGCCGACGGCGGCCTCATGACCAGCAAGCCCTACACCTCCGGCGGCGCGTACATCCACCGGATGAGCGATCTCTGCGGCCCCTGCGCCTACCGCCCCACCGACCGGACCGGCGAACGCGCCTGTCCCTACACCGCCGGCTACTGGGCCTTCCTGCACCGCCACCGTGCCCGGCTCGCCGCCAACCACCGTACCGCGCAGGCCGTCAAGGGCCTCGACCGTCTCAAGGACCTGCCCGAACTCCTGGACGCGGCGGCCCGCCGCGGCGACACCCCGCCGTGAGCCGGCGGAGCGGTCGACGTCACCTCCCCCGGTGGAGCGGAGGGCCGGGCCTCGCATCGGCCGTCTTCGCCGCACGACTCAGCCGCTCGCGGCGGTGGGCACCTCGCGGCCCGGTTCGTTCATCTTCCCGAACGGGACGTGCACGCTGGGCGTGTTGAGGGATGTTCCGGCCAGATGACCGACCTGGTCGTCGAAGAAGATGTGGGGCTTGAGCACGTTCATGATCGTGCTCTTGTCTATGCCGCCGAGGAAGAAGGCGTCGTTGACGGTGACACCCCAGCCCTTCAGGCTGCGTACCGCGCGTTCGTGAGCGGGGGCGTTGCGGGCGGTGACGAGCGAGACATGGACGCGGATCTTGTAGGCGGGGTCTTCGGCCCGCTCCACCTCCTCGCGCTGCTGGAGCCGGTTGAGACTGGCCAGGAAGTCCCGCAGCGGCCCCGGGTCGTGCGGGGTGGCGGCGTTCGTCGTCTCGTGCGAGCGGAACACCTCGATACCGTCGGCCTGGTAGACCTGCTCCGAGGCGTCGTCGGCGAGCACCCCGTCGAAGTCGAAGGCGATCCGCAGGTCCTGGTCGTCGGTCTCGTCGGCCGTCGCGGCGCCGAGCACCCGGCCCGCGGGGAGCCCGAGGGCCACGGCCTCCCGGACGTCGGTCTCGTTCGCCGACAGGAACAGCGACATGTTCAGGGCGGGCATGAAGTGGTACGGCGAGCGGCCCTGCATGAAGATGGCCCGGCTGATCGGCAGACCGTGGGACTGGATGGAGCGCATGACCCGCAGCCCGCTGTCGGGGTCGTTGCGGGACAGGACGATGACCTCGACCAGGGGATCGTCGGGGGAACTCAGGTCGTTCAGCGACAGCAGTCTGCGGATGAAGGGGAAGGCGACCCCCCGTCCCAGGGTCTCGTCCAGATGCTCCTCCTGGTACGAGCGGTAGGACTCCTCCCCCTGCTCACGGAAGACTGCGTCCGCCTCCGCCAGGTCGAACAGCGCACTGGAGGCGATGCCGATGACCAGGCGGTTCGCAAGTTCGTAGGACACGACTCACTCCCCTGCACCAATTCACACGCGTGTCCCAATCATGGCATCGAGCGCGCGAGTTGATCCCCCCGCCGACGGCCCGCGCTGTGACCGTCCCGCGCACGGAGGCCGTCCGATACGCCCCCGAACACACGCTCACCTCCCTTCGCCCATGCACGGGCTTTGCCTCCGGTTCTCCCTGCGTACGCCTCCGATTGCTTCCATCGAGGAATGGACCACATCACGTTCCTCGTGGCGGTCGTCATCGTCACGGCTCTGGCCTTCGATTTCACCAACGGATTCCACGACACGGCGAACGCGATGGCCACGTCCATCGCGACCGGCGCGCTCAAACCGAAAACAGCGGTCCTCATCAGCGGCGTGCTGAACGTGGGCGGTGCCTTCCTGTCCACCGAGGTCGCCAAGACGATCTCCGGCGGCATCGTCGACGACACGCTCGTCACCCCGGGCATGATCTTCGCGGGCCTGGTCGGGGCGATCCTGTG
This region includes:
- a CDS encoding arabinofuranosidase catalytic domain-containing protein; the protein is MSVAAAIGLLVTALVGLPGVAQAAGSQPCDIYAGAGTPCVAAHSTTRALFGAYGGPLYQVTRVSDGASTDIGPLSAGGYADAGRQDTFCADTTCSISKVYDQTSRHNDLFPGPAGTAGMGADRGADASELSVTAGGHKVYGIWISPGVGYRSHGAASGVAVNGQPEGAYMVASGTHVGSACCFDYGNAESTPADTGNGHMDAVSIATTCYFAPCSGSGPWVEADLENGMFQGDNGSNTANKGNNSTYVTAVLKNNGQTAYALKGGNSQSGGLTTWWDGALPSRGGYRPMQQEGGIILGTGGDNSNWNMGSFFEGVMVSGYPTDAAENAVQANIVSVGYAGRTDVPNGPQGTVTGPGNQCVDVAADDTGVNGTGVQLWNCQSYAEDQHWTHNAGGSLGTIGRCLDIIGNGTANGTQVELWDCNGVGGQKWVQRADGSLFNPQSGRCLDSPNGATANGTRLRIWDCNGSAAQKFAVNGGAPVVGPGGTCVDVAGDDNGSNATAVQLWGCQSYAVDQHWFHSSDGRLHALGRCLDIVGNGTASGTQVELWDCNGAGGQVWQQQADGSLLNPQSGRCLDSPDGATANGTRLRIWDCNGAAAQKFALG
- a CDS encoding HAD family hydrolase is translated as MTRVLRATVFDLDDTLIDTGDAWARVCADFVACHGHHWRAEDTAALHGNGGWASYVAGLCGGAAGPAEVVEACGAAMAAACAAGRVRALPGALDLVREAGRHGPVGVATASPRRFVLAALEGLGLSTMLRTVVCGEDVVRVKPAPEPYLRAAAGIGVPPSGCLAVEDSANGIRSAAGAGMSVLAVLRAGTTLPPEVDLLPVARTHGAAEALPVLTRLLAPQPELVAGPGS
- the ribB gene encoding 3,4-dihydroxy-2-butanone-4-phosphate synthase translates to MTSASVRQPLDLLSVAVDDLRAGRPVVVVDDADRENEGDLVMAAEFATAETLGFFVRWTSGLICAPMAPEVADRLDLPLMVPPVPGTGTASTDTTAYTVSVDAVGVGSGISAADRALTARTLADPGTRPDRLSRPGHVFPLRARPGGVAERRGHTEASVDLLRLAGLSPVAVISEICEDDGSVAGSERLRAFADEHGLTLVSVEQLANRLRLSGTATT
- a CDS encoding TIGR03767 family metallophosphoesterase encodes the protein MTGNEPESTINRRRLLIASGAVVAAGAAGSAGAFLPRPRRAQAAEPVVPAAAPRPAPHATTTLETTARLGGAPHTGTYRRLESGPGWPVVVRQDIAPSRAGRADRRTPLACFVQFTDLHIADVQNPLRTEFLRSHTPTAWRAQEALTVAGAVALVEKVNALGDGPHSGLPPAFVMTTGDNVDNNSAIELEWFLTVMNGGRITPGTGDPKTYEGVQNSGLPLYWHPGDPALRDVDKRRGLPLIPGFLDAATRPLTSPGLRIPWYSTVGNHDDLPGGCLSPALGEIAVGSRKLLSVPDTDAAAYARALGSGDDPKSEVLTAILKRHAASARTVTPDERRRLITPHDYLTAHLDPAHAGAGPAGHGYTPDHLDGDRMYYAFQVAENVIGISIDTTYRSGHYEGSLGDDQMRWLEKTLAAHSSRSYDEDGRLVRRPGADDAHILVFSHHHGPSMTRRPDAARSDEPRHDGAELVALLGRFPNVVAWINGHSHVNRITPHPHATAARSFWEVNTASHVDYPHHARLFELVDNEDGTLSLFTTLVESAAPHRTAPDFDDLSAVGLASLYRELAYNAPGLADSMRAGVQEGWAGGAGDRNTELLKTVS
- a CDS encoding L,D-transpeptidase gives rise to the protein MHHTRPAAALAVLSISVCLLAGCSAGHGPGAGGDGDRPKASSVAAGAADTPRIRLDAADGQKHVSVKRGGLVTVEGGKITKVTLATTKGGVVHGALSSTGRAWAPDADLDHDTAYRMTVVAAAGGGRTTTKRIGFTTVAASEGFTGTFTPADGSTVGVGMPVSFTFDKAITDRKAVESAIEVASSSGQPVVGHWFGARRLDFRPREYWKAHSVITVRIRLDGVRGADGAYGRQDRTVRFTVGRRQVSTVDAATHRMTVVRDGRTLRTVPITAGAPSSTTWNGQMVISEKLTSTRMDGTTVGFAGQYDIPDVPHAMRLSTSGTFVHGNYWGADSVFGHSNISHGCVGLNDVKGGHDSHQDGAWFFANSLIGDVVVVRNSDDRTIAPDNGLNGWNMAWEQWKAGSAR
- a CDS encoding cryptochrome/photolyase family protein gives rise to the protein MTPRPHWLFGDQLGPHFLSPPHGGPDAQAPVVMIEARSVLSRRRFHRAKAHLVLSAMRHRAAELGDRVTYVRSRTYAEGLEQALGRRVSHRSDAHHGSPKPARRPDGSPRLTVCHPTSRRALDFVGALDGVEILPARGFLMPHDEFAAWADRGTGRGLRLEGFYRWVRERHDLLMDGDGPTGGRWNLDQDNREPPPRGHDTLDVRAPWRPREDSIDEEVRHDLDRWERDGEVSFVGRDGPRLFPATRREALSALRHFVTHRLPDFGRYEDAMLTADPVMSHSLLSAPLNLGLLDPAECVERAEQAYRAGDAPLNSVEGFVRQIAGWREYVWHLYWHFGEDYRHRNALRHTAPLPDWFLGLDADAVTARCLSTVLAQVRDTGWTHHIPRLMVLGSRALQDGWDPAAVTDWFHRCFVDGYDWVMLPNVVGMSQYADGGLMTSKPYTSGGAYIHRMSDLCGPCAYRPTDRTGERACPYTAGYWAFLHRHRARLAANHRTAQAVKGLDRLKDLPELLDAAARRGDTPP
- a CDS encoding 5'-nucleotidase; its protein translation is MSYELANRLVIGIASSALFDLAEADAVFREQGEESYRSYQEEHLDETLGRGVAFPFIRRLLSLNDLSSPDDPLVEVIVLSRNDPDSGLRVMRSIQSHGLPISRAIFMQGRSPYHFMPALNMSLFLSANETDVREAVALGLPAGRVLGAATADETDDQDLRIAFDFDGVLADDASEQVYQADGIEVFRSHETTNAATPHDPGPLRDFLASLNRLQQREEVERAEDPAYKIRVHVSLVTARNAPAHERAVRSLKGWGVTVNDAFFLGGIDKSTIMNVLKPHIFFDDQVGHLAGTSLNTPSVHVPFGKMNEPGREVPTAASG